The genomic segment GGGGTATTGTGATGCGGACGACATCCTGAACCGAGTGGCAACGATGGTGCGTGATTCCATGTACATCAAGCAAGCTGAAATATTTATTGATGGCTTTACCGGGTTTACGAATCAAGAGCTGCGCTTGATCGAACAGTTGATGCAGCACGCTAAGCACGTGACGATTGCGCTGACGCTTGACCCGAATGAACGTGATGCCTCTGTGGATGAACTGGGGCTGTTCCACCCTACGCTGCGAACGTACCAAGCCTTGACACTGATGGCGCGTGAATCGGGAGTATCAATCGCCAAGCCGCTTTTATTGACCGAGGCACAGCGATTCAAGAGCAGTCCGTGGCTGCGTCAGGTCGAACAAGTGTATTTCCAATGGGGGGACCCGCCGATCCCGGATCAGCCCGGACGTGCGGACGAAGTGACGATGCTCTCCGCGGTGAACAGGCGTGCAGAGGTAGAGGCTGTGGCGTTGAAGCTCCTGTCTCTGTCGAGAGAAGAGGGGTATCGCTGGAAGGACATGGCGATTTTGCTTCGGGAAATCGGGACGTACGCTGATGAGATTTCGGCTGTGTTTACCGAATACGGCATCCCGCACTTCTTGGACCAGAAGCGCTCCGTCATGCACCATCCCTTGGTGGAGCTGGTGCGATCGGCATTGGAGGTCATTGTTACAAAATGGCGGTACGACGCCGTTTTCCGCTGCTTGAAAACAGACCTGCTCCTGCTGGATAGCACCGATGAGCATACAGCCCGGAAGGAAATCGACCGACTGGAAAACTACGTGCTGGCTCATGGTGTCTTTGGCTATCAATGGGCAGAAGAATCTGCTTGGCATTTCCGTGGGCAAGCAGGCGCTGAGGAAGACGCGAAAATCGATGAGTTGAGACGCAAATACGCAGCGCCGCTCTTGGCCTTTGAACAAGAGATGAAGCAAGCAACGGGCAAAAACGTACAGGAGATGACCCTTGCCCTGTACAACCTTCTGATAGCGTTGGATGTGCCTAACAAGCTGGAGAATTGGCAGCGAAAGGCAGAAAATAACGGTGATCTCGATGCGGCACAGGTGCACGGACAAGTATGGACAGGATTGATCGAGCTGATGGATCAGGTCGTGGAGGTCATGGGCGACGAGAGCATGGACCTGGCGACATTTGCCCGTGTGCTCGACAGCGGTCTGGAGACGATTGAATTGGGACTTGTTCCCCCGGCGCTGGATCAAGTGCTGATCGGGGCCATGGAGCGCTCTCGTCAACCGGATGTCAAAGCTCTGTTTTTGCTTGGCGTAAACGAGGGCATTATTCCGTTGCGTCCAAAAGAAGAAGGAATTTTGGATGAGGCAGAGCGTGAGCGACTGGCTGAAATGGGCATGTCTCTCGCACCGAGTGCGAAGCAACGGCTGATGGCTGAGCCTTACTTGCTGTACCAGGCGATGACGAGACCGTCGGAGAGGCTGATCCTGAGCTGCGCGTTGGCAGATGAAGAGGGCAAGGCCCTGTTGCCTTCCTCTGTGTTTACCCGCATCCGGGAAGTACTGCCGGATATCCCGCATCAGGTTTTTTACAATGAACCGACGGGGCAGCACGAGACAGATGCATTCCTGCTCGGACATCCGAGACGTGTGTTCCGCCATCTTTTGACGCTATTGCGATCGATGAAGAAAACAGGAGAGCTGCCAGACTTCTGGTGGGAGGTATACGACTGGTATATTCGCGCTTCTCCCGATGTCAAACGGGAACAGTGGCTGTTGTCCGGCTTGCGTTACTTCAATCGACCGCAGGAGCTGGATTTGGAAACGAGCACGACCTTGTACGGCAAACAACTGAAAATGAGCGTGTCTCGTCTCGAGCGATTCCAGTCATGTCCGTTCTCGCATTTCTCTTCCCACGGTCTCAGATTGGCGGAGAGAACGATGTACAAGCTGGAGCGTTTCGATGTGGGGGAACTTTTCCACGCTTCACTCAAGCGAGCCGTTGAAAAAATGAACGAAGACAATCTGGAGTGGAGCAAGCTGACGGAAGACAATAGCATGCAGCTGGCAAACGTGGTTGTAGAAGAACTGGTTCCTGCGACTCGCAGCAGCATTTTGACGCGGACAGCCCGGTACCGTTATTTGTCCGGCAAGCTGAAGCGAGCAGTTGGCCGCGCGATTTACGTACTCGGGGAGCATGCGAAGCGCAGCCGTTTTGCACCAGTAGGACTGGAGGTTTCGTTTGGGCCGAATTCAGATTTGCCGGGATTGGCTTTAACGCTTGAAAATGGTGTGGAGCTTCAGTTAATCGGACGAATTGACCGCGTTGACCAATCACTGGATAGTGAGGTCCCGTATTTGCGCGTGATTGACTACAAGTCCAGTCCCAAGCAGCTGTCTCTCTCCGACGTTTGGAATGGCCTGAACTTGCAACTGCTCGTCTATCTCGATGTTGTCGTGGCAAATGCCGAGGAATGGCTGGGGAAAAAAGCCGAAATGGGAGGCGTTTTCTACTATCAGGTAGCCGATCCTTTTGTGACGGCAAAACGCATGCTAACAGCTGACGAAGCGGCAAAGGAGCGGGCAAAGCGCTTGCGCATGAAAGGCTTGATGCTCGCAGATCCAGAACTGGCACGAATGATGGATGGCTATGTAGAGCAAGGGGCGTCAGAGCTGGTGCCATTTGAAATCAAAAAGGACGGAACGCTTTCGTCACGATCATCCGTGGCAACAGCCGAGCAGTTCCAAGCCTTGACTTCCTATGTTCGCGATACTGTGAAGCAAATCAGTACGCGCATGACCAACGGGGAAATCCAGATCGAACCATACACAAACGGGACGATGACCGCTTGCGATTACTGTTCGTACAGGCCAGTATGCAAGTTCGACGGAGATGCAGGCGGGAATGAGCACCGACAGCTTGCCAAATGGAACAACAAGCAAATATGGAGCATGCTGGCAGAGCAGCAGATGGCAGGAGAAGGAGGAATGACCGATGGCGGATCAACAA from the Brevibacillus brevis genome contains:
- the addB gene encoding helicase-exonuclease AddAB subunit AddB codes for the protein MAVQFILGRAGTGKTESIHRQMQARLRDKPLGSPMILLVPEQASFQEEYALATLPELGGVMGTQVLSFGRLAHRLMQELGDLTTVPVDDLGKHMVLRMLLERHKEELNVFGRSATQPGFASQLGRLISECKSYGVSFTHSENVEWGGANLNQKIHDLRLIMNAYEAYLSEGYCDADDILNRVATMVRDSMYIKQAEIFIDGFTGFTNQELRLIEQLMQHAKHVTIALTLDPNERDASVDELGLFHPTLRTYQALTLMARESGVSIAKPLLLTEAQRFKSSPWLRQVEQVYFQWGDPPIPDQPGRADEVTMLSAVNRRAEVEAVALKLLSLSREEGYRWKDMAILLREIGTYADEISAVFTEYGIPHFLDQKRSVMHHPLVELVRSALEVIVTKWRYDAVFRCLKTDLLLLDSTDEHTARKEIDRLENYVLAHGVFGYQWAEESAWHFRGQAGAEEDAKIDELRRKYAAPLLAFEQEMKQATGKNVQEMTLALYNLLIALDVPNKLENWQRKAENNGDLDAAQVHGQVWTGLIELMDQVVEVMGDESMDLATFARVLDSGLETIELGLVPPALDQVLIGAMERSRQPDVKALFLLGVNEGIIPLRPKEEGILDEAERERLAEMGMSLAPSAKQRLMAEPYLLYQAMTRPSERLILSCALADEEGKALLPSSVFTRIREVLPDIPHQVFYNEPTGQHETDAFLLGHPRRVFRHLLTLLRSMKKTGELPDFWWEVYDWYIRASPDVKREQWLLSGLRYFNRPQELDLETSTTLYGKQLKMSVSRLERFQSCPFSHFSSHGLRLAERTMYKLERFDVGELFHASLKRAVEKMNEDNLEWSKLTEDNSMQLANVVVEELVPATRSSILTRTARYRYLSGKLKRAVGRAIYVLGEHAKRSRFAPVGLEVSFGPNSDLPGLALTLENGVELQLIGRIDRVDQSLDSEVPYLRVIDYKSSPKQLSLSDVWNGLNLQLLVYLDVVVANAEEWLGKKAEMGGVFYYQVADPFVTAKRMLTADEAAKERAKRLRMKGLMLADPELARMMDGYVEQGASELVPFEIKKDGTLSSRSSVATAEQFQALTSYVRDTVKQISTRMTNGEIQIEPYTNGTMTACDYCSYRPVCKFDGDAGGNEHRQLAKWNNKQIWSMLAEQQMAGEGGMTDGGSTIAGQA